A genomic region of Glycine max cultivar Williams 82 chromosome 15, Glycine_max_v4.0, whole genome shotgun sequence contains the following coding sequences:
- the LOC100788366 gene encoding CBL-interacting serine/threonine-protein kinase 23 isoform X1, translating into MAGYLPFEETNLSALYKKIFKAEFMSPPWFSSSAKKLINKILDPNPATRITFAEVIENDWFKKGYKPPVFEQANISLDDVDSIFSNSTDSQNLVIERREEGPMAPVAPVTMNAFELISKSQGLNLSSLFEKQMGLVKRETRFTSKCSADEIISKIEKAAGPLGFDVKKNNCKLKIEGEKTGRKGHLSVATEILEVAPSLYMVELRKSEGDTLEFHKVPIHQNNCYPNFHIRTKYSY; encoded by the exons ATGGCTGGCTATTTGCCCTTTGAAGAAACCAATCTATCAGCTTTATATAAAAAG ATTTTCAAGGCCGAGTTCATGTCTCCTCCATGGTTCTCTTCAAGTGCAAAGAAGCTAATCAACAAAATCCTTGATCCCAATCCTGCCACT CGGATTACATTTGCTGAGGTCATTGAGAATGACTGGTTCAAGAAGGGATATAAGCCACCCGTATTTGAACAGGCTAATATTAGTCTTGATGATGTAGATTCTATTTTCAGTAATTCTACG GATTCACAAAATCTTGTTATAGAGAGGCGCGAAGAGGGGCCCATGGCACCTGTGGCACCTGTGACTATGAACGCCTTTGAGCTTATCTCTAAATCTCAGGGCCTCAATCTTAGTAGTCTTTTTGAGAAGCAAATG GGACTAGTTAAAAGGGAAACACGGTTCACATCCAAATGTTCAGCAGatgaaataatttcaaaaattgagAAAGCTGCAGGACCCCTGGGTTTTGATGTTAAGAAGAACAACTGtaag TTAAAGATTGAAGGCGAAAAGACTGGACGCAAAGGTCATCTATCTGTAGCCACTGAG ATCTTAGAGGTTGCCCCTTCACTATACATGGTTGAGCTGCGTAAGTCTGAAGGAGATACTCTCGAATTTCACAAG GTGCCAATCCATCAAAATAATTGTTATCCTAATTTTCATATCCGTACGAAGTACAGTTACTAG
- the LOC100788366 gene encoding CBL-interacting serine/threonine-protein kinase 23 isoform X2: MAGYLPFEETNLSALYKKIFKAEFMSPPWFSSSAKKLINKILDPNPATRITFAEVIENDWFKKGYKPPVFEQANISLDDVDSIFSNSTDSQNLVIERREEGPMAPVAPVTMNAFELISKSQGLNLSSLFEKQMGLVKRETRFTSKCSADEIISKIEKAAGPLGFDVKKNNCKLKIEGEKTGRKGHLSVATEILEVAPSLYMVELRKSEGDTLEFHKWFQSSQPWTPS; encoded by the exons ATGGCTGGCTATTTGCCCTTTGAAGAAACCAATCTATCAGCTTTATATAAAAAG ATTTTCAAGGCCGAGTTCATGTCTCCTCCATGGTTCTCTTCAAGTGCAAAGAAGCTAATCAACAAAATCCTTGATCCCAATCCTGCCACT CGGATTACATTTGCTGAGGTCATTGAGAATGACTGGTTCAAGAAGGGATATAAGCCACCCGTATTTGAACAGGCTAATATTAGTCTTGATGATGTAGATTCTATTTTCAGTAATTCTACG GATTCACAAAATCTTGTTATAGAGAGGCGCGAAGAGGGGCCCATGGCACCTGTGGCACCTGTGACTATGAACGCCTTTGAGCTTATCTCTAAATCTCAGGGCCTCAATCTTAGTAGTCTTTTTGAGAAGCAAATG GGACTAGTTAAAAGGGAAACACGGTTCACATCCAAATGTTCAGCAGatgaaataatttcaaaaattgagAAAGCTGCAGGACCCCTGGGTTTTGATGTTAAGAAGAACAACTGtaag TTAAAGATTGAAGGCGAAAAGACTGGACGCAAAGGTCATCTATCTGTAGCCACTGAG ATCTTAGAGGTTGCCCCTTCACTATACATGGTTGAGCTGCGTAAGTCTGAAGGAGATACTCTCGAATTTCACAAG TGGTTTCAGAGTAGCCAGCCATGGACACCATCCTAG